CGGTTGTAAGGAGCACCTTTTTGATTTCCTCCTTTCTCCCCATCCTCCAGAGAAGAAGCACCCGGTGGAGTACATCAATGAGTTCGTCTGAGTTTTCCGTTTCCTCAAGCTTGCGCTCTTGGGGGCCCAGGACCCTTATGAATTCGTGCTCTTTTTTGATAAAGCCCTTATTCCACTCCTGCTCCAGCTCAAAGCCTGTGGATTGGGCGAGCTTGCGAGCCTCATCGAAATGCACCCTCGCTTCACCGTAGCCCCAGCGCCACAGGACGTAAAAGCGGGAAAGCGAAGAGAGCTCCCCGGCAATTCCGTTGTGAAACACCTGGCGTAGGGCATAGTCAGTAACCAGCCGGCGCACCTGCTCAATCATTTCCTCAGCACTGATTTCCCTTCCTTCGTAGTCCATGATCTTTTTATATTTTCCAAATATTTCGATTGAAGAACCAATGGCTGCTATGAAGTAGTCGGCACCGCTCACTCCCTCCTGCCAGAGCTTCTCGAGTTTGGCGTGCAGATATCTTTCGAGCTCCTCTTTCACCTCGTTGAGCCAGCCGGTCTCCTTTCGCTCCAGCTTGCGGCAGACAAAGTAGATGGAGGAAGCCAGGGCAGCGGATTCTTTTGCCCTCAGGCGGGCTTTCATCTCAGTGTCGATGGGCCAGGAAGCAGTAACCACCAGCCCGGAATCAAGCAGAGAGTTAATAAGCGTCTCCCAGCCGGAGGTTGATTTATGGGTGTAGACGATGGTGGCGATTCCGTTTGGCTTTAAAACCCTCGCCATTTCCTGGAAAGCTTTCTTAAGCATTTCTTCAAAGTATTTTTTGCCCGCTTCAAATCCACCTTCTTGATGCGAATAGGCAACAATTTCCTTTGACTTTGGGGTAAGCGGGGTCATAAAAAGCTCGGGATAAAGGTCCCCTATGCTTCTTTTGAGCCAGACATAGAAAAAGTCAGAAAGGTAAGAATAAGGCACATTGTCATAATAGGGCGGGTCGGTGAAAACAGCATCAAAGTAACTGTCGGGATAGGGGAGTTCTGTAGCAGAAGCCTGCTTCACCGTAGGGATTGCCGGGTTGCTGTTTTTTCCAACTGGGGTAATCTGGGAAAGGTGGGAGATTATTGAATCTATACCTTTTGTAGTCATGAGTCCACCATTCAAAGGATTCCTTTCACCATAATCCCATACCATAGGTAAAGCTTGCCTATTAAATATGTGTTCATTTCTTTCTTGGTCTGGTCTCCACACGGATAAAACTGAGTTCCAATCAGCCAACTTCCCTAACATCAGTCCCAAATACCCCACCACTGCCTTTGCATACTCTTCCTCATACCCTTCCTCAAGCATCTTTTGATAGGCTTGCCTTACTTTTTCGGTGAAAGTTATCAAAGCCAGCTTCTGGTGGGAGTTGAAAAGGTCACCCCACTTAAGCATGCTGTACCGCTGAACACGAAAACCAAGAGTTTCCTTCGGTGGTAATTCCTCATCCGGCACCGGGTCCATGCCCCACTCCTCCAAGAGCCTCCGTCTTTTTTCTTCCAGATACTCCTCTGCCTCTTTGAAAACCTCCAGATCCTTCTCCGTTGCCAGCCGGTATCTTTTCCCCTGGGTTCCGGGCTTGTTTAAAACCACGGCAGTTAACCTCTGGCCTGCCTTTCCCGTCTGGAAGAGTTTTCTCGTTGTGTTTGCATCCACAGTCGAGCCGCAAACAGGGCAAACCGCTATCGCCCCTGAAACTGTCCCCCTGGAAGGGTCAAAGCCCTCCGGCATCTTCTCATAGCCGTCGCCAACGATTTTGAACCTAACTTCCCCTTCCTCCACGAAAGAGTATAAAGCAACTTTTTTATTGCTCTTTTTAGCCAGCCAGAACTGCCTCATAAGCGGTATTTCAGCACCGCAGGTGGGGTTCTGGCAGGGAATGGTCCGCGCCCAGATGTAGCCCACCGGGATAGAGCCGTCGGGGTCTTTTGGGTAGAAGCTCCCAATTTCCCTTTTTGCTTCGCTCAAAACCCATTTCCCCCATTTTTTCACATCTTCAAGCAGGGGATTCACCTTTTCTTCCACTTCAAGCCCTATGCTATTTTTCTTTTTGCTTTTTGTATTTTTTCCATATTTTTGGGGATATTCAAGAGTGCACTTTAAAATAAGGGTAGCCACCGGGTTGTACTCAACCGCATGCACTTCACAGCCCAGGCGCAGGGCTTCAAGGGGAATGGAGCCGCCGCCAGAGAAGGGGTCAAGCACCCGGGGAGGGCACCCTCCGCTGGCTTCCAGAATCTCCTTTCTTGCCTTATCAAGCAAAAGGCGATTGAGCGAGTTTTCCCACCCGGCAAGCTCCACCAGGAACTGCCGCCTTTTCTCCTCTTCAAGCGCATCGTGAGGTGCAGGAACCAAAGCCGCATAGTTAGTGGCTCTTGAGCTTGCCAGAGGCCGGCGAGCCCACCAGATGTGGAGCGTCGAGATGTGCCCGTGGCGGATGTTCTTTTCTTTAGCTGAAATTTCGCTGATTTCTTTTACTGGAAAGCTTTCCTCGATGAAGCGCTTTTTTTCCACCGGTTTCCCTCCCTCTCTATTTCCAGTGTTATACTTTTACTCTCTCCATGCCTCCCCGGCTTTAGCCTTCCACTCGCTGGCTGGGACCACAAAGCGCACGATTTCCACTTTTTCCTGAGGGTTGAGGCCTGAAGCCGGGTCGTTGACAAGATAAAGCGTTGGTTTGGTAGCGGCATTGGCCACCACGTAAAGCCAGTACTCCTTCCCCAGGCGCTCAGCCGCGAACCACTCGTTGGGAGTCAGAGCCACCTCTCCCTCCCCAGCCCTTGCTTTCACCTCGATGTAGCGCACCTCACCATCGCCGATAGAGCGGATGTCGTAGCCCGAGTTATCAGAGGAAACATCCTCTGGATTGCGGCCCTGCCTTCTTTCGTATCTCATCGCTATTTCCATCCCAATCCGCTCAATTTCTGCATCTTCAACCATCGAAGCCCGTTCTGGAACCACCCTGGCCACCATCAAAAGCTCCGGAAGACGCATGGAGAGGCTCTGCTCTTTCTCTATTTCGTCCTCAAGTACCCGCGCAGCCTCTTCATAGCGCCGTTTCCGCTCTTCTTTGTTCCGTATAGGAAGGTCCACCTTTTCTCCCTGGGCTTGCCTCTCGTAAAGCTCGGCGAGGTCAGAATCGAGCTCGCGGATGAAGTGTTTAAGTGAATGCAACCCATATTTTCTCTTTATCTCTGCCTGCCTTTTGCGCTCCGAAGCAATCTCCTCCCGGTATTTTTCAAGTGCCTGCAGAGCAAAAGGCAGAAGGCGCTTCCCATCAAACAGCTCTTCAGAAGCTGCAAACGAAGGCCCATCGGAGCGCTCCACTGAGGCAAAGGCAAGGTCCCAGAGAAGAGCCGGGCTTACCTCCTTCTGCGTTTTCCCATCGTCGTAGATGACCAGAAGCTTCCTGCCCGCAATCTCACCCTTTCCGTCCTGCACCTCACCCAGATAGAAAAAGAGATAGCCGTCGAGCTTTCCGGAGGAATCTTTGAACACAGCGCCCTTTTTTGCTTGTTCCTGAAATTCCCTGATGACCCAGATAAGGAGTGCTTCAAGCAGGGGATGACCAAAGGAGACAAATTCAGCATCCGGGTTTTTGGAAGCCAGGTTCTTATCGAAGGTTACCTTCGGGTAGCTCCTGAGCATTTCGCCGTAGCGATTTTTGAAGCTCACATCTTCGGCAATTCTACGCAGGACGTAGGGCACAGAATCAATGGCCAGGAATTTCCCGCTTTCTCGGAACTTCCCGCCTGCTTTCACAAAGGCTTTTTTGAAAAAGGCCTCCACATACTCGGGCACCAGCCGGTGCTCTTTCGCTTTTTCAGTCATTTCCCTGATACGCTGATAATCGATGAATCTGGTCGCCAGGCTCTCGCCCAGCATATTCTTGACCCGGGTAATATAAGCTTCGTCGGGTTGAATGTCCAGCTCCTGCAGGATTTCGTCCATGTTTCTGGCGCTCACCACGGCATCCAAAAGGAGCTGGTGCAGTTTTTTGCCTTCAAAAATCTCACCAATGATGTCGAAAACCCGATCGCTCCCCAGCTTTCTCCGTATTTCATCCAGTTTTTCAAGCAGACGGGCGAGCACCTTTCCTTCTCTGGTATCATCAGCCACCAGGTTAAAGATGTAAACATCCTTTTGCTGGCCATACCTGTGGATTCTGCCCATTCTCTGTTCCAGCCGGTTGGGGTTCCAGGGAATGTCGTAGTTAATCATGATGTGGCAGAACTGCAGGTTGATTCCCTCTCCCGCTGCCTCAGTAGCCACCATGACCTCTGTTTGATCCCGGAATTCTTTCTCCGCCCGGACCCTTTCTTCAATGTTCATTCCACCATGGATGAAGTTGACCCGGTAACCCCACCTTTGAATCTTCTCCACCAGATATTCAAGCGTATCTCTGGACTCAGTGAAAATCAAAATCTTGGGGTTGCCGTTCATTTCTTTTATCTTCTCAAAACCTTCCTCAATGGCTTTTTTCAACTCCCGAAGCTTCACTTCCTCTTCGCTCTTAATAACCCGGCGGGCTTTCTCAATCAGGAGATCAATGACCCCGATTTCCTGCTGCAGCGCTTCCGGATTTTCAGCAGCGGTCAGCGCTTCCCACTCTTCCTCCTTTTCCCAGCGCTCTTTTTCTTCCAGGTCCTCCACTTCCTCCAGGTCAATCTGAGGTATTACGTTCCACTCCTCTTTTTCACCCATCTTGAGGATTTTCTCCAACCTGGCCTTTCTGCGCTCCAGAGAGCGCAGGAGCGCATAAGTGCTTGAAGCCATCCTGCGCTGCAAAATCATCAGAGCAAAGGTTACGTTGCGCTTTTCTCTTGAATCAGACCGCTCCGAAATCACAGTGTACTGCTCAGCTACGTAGCGAGAAAGCTCGTTGTAAAGCTCCTTTTCGGCTTCAGAAAGGTGGAACCTGATAGTCTTTGGGAACCTGCCGGTGAAAATGGGCTTACCCTCAAAATCTCGGAGGTCTTCCTTGAGCCTCCTTATAAAAAGCGGGTTATCTTTGTTTTTTAGCGACTCTTCAATCATCGAGGAAGTGGCAAAGAAACCGGGCACCAGAAGATCCAAAAACAATCGGAAGTTTTCAGGATCCCCTTTGTGGGGTGTTGCGGTGAGAAAAAGCAGGTGGTTGGAAGTTTCAGAGAGCACCTCCCCCAGCCGGTAGCGCTGGGTTTTGGCGGTCTTTTCGCCATAGCGGTAGGCAGACATTTTGTGCGCCTCGTCGACAATCACCAGGTCCCAGGAAACCGAGCGCAAGGTATGCAGGATATCCTCCTGCTTGGCAAAATCGATGGAGGTGATGACCTGGCTTTCTCTCTCCCAGGGAGTTTCCCCATAGGAAGCATTGAAAGTGTTCCGGTCAATGACCATGAACCTTTCGTCAAATTTATCTTTCAGTTCTCTGCGCCACTGGTCTTTCAGGTGTCCGGGAACCACGATGAGTATCCTCCGGGCAAGTTTTCTCAGTTTGAGTTCTTTCAGGACCAAGCCAGCCATGATGGTCTTTCCAGCTCCCGGGTCATCGGCGATAAGAAAACGAATACGGGGCTGCTTCAGGACGCGGTCATACACAGCCTCTATCTGAAAGGGAAGCGGGTCCACCCTGGAAACCGACATAGCAAGCAGAGGATCAAAAAGTGAAGCATGCTGGAGCCGCGTTGCCTCAGCCACCAAGAAAAATTCCTCCGGGTGAGCTGAAAAATCCAGCACCCTTTCCACTACTTGCAACTTGGCAAGCTGGTCCCTGGGCACAAGATGGTCCACGTGTTGCCGGGTGGAAGTAGTGTAGCCAACAATATGCAGGTAATCACCGATTTCGTCAATTCTTTCAACCCGAACCGGTTCGTTCCAAAACGGACCCTGAATAAGGCTTCCTTCTTTAATCACCCTTTTACCCCTCCCAACTTAAGGCAAATTTCGGGTATACCCGGTAAAAAGCACCCTGTAAAGGAAATAATGCAAAGTCCCCCTTACATTGTAAAACATTGGTGAAGAAAAGCTCAATTATTTGCCAATAAATAGCCGTAAGCCGGCCATTTTGCGAATTCAAGACCATGAAAGAGGGCATCAAACCCACCGGGGGCGCAGTTTCAGGAAGCAGGTGGTGGGATAACCGGCTGGGGAAGCGGCAATCGCAACCAGGCTTTATTTACTGGTAAGAGTTGGGGGGAACCTTGAAGCATTAAGGCAAGTTCTAAGAAACTGGTTTTTAGGATAACTCCCTGAAAGCATTATTTCTATGTATAGTGCTTCATCGGGAAAGACAATTTTTAAAAGATTCCATTCGTTGTTTTTTTGGGCTTCAAGCCCCTGGTTGCCAAGAGAATTCAGGTCAATTGCGTTCATTCTTCAAACATCCTTTTAAAATACTCTGCTGTGTTTTGGTAATCTTTCTGTCTTTCAGGATCTTCAATATCAAGCGACCATTTCAGCGGATCGTTTATTACATATTTCCTGATTCTTTCTAATTCCCTTTCATTGCGAATGATACGTTCGTAATAATTGCGTTGCCATAGGGGTTCACCAGGCGTTTTTCGCAATTCATTTATTTGTTTTGTGGCGGTGGATTTGAACAGCCGAACTATGGTGGGTATTGAATTGGATGTTGGTTTTCCAAATCGTTCCACTGTAGGGGCACGTTGCAACGTGCCCCTACAATCGGTATCAACAATTACCAAGATACCGTGCAAATGGTTGGGCATCAATACAAATTCATCAACAACGATATTGGGCCGGATAATGGAGGTTCGCAACCATTCATTTTTTACAATCACTCCCCATGCACTCAAAAGCATTTCACCATTAACAATGCTTCCAAACAAACACTCACGATTCTTTGTGCAGATGGTGATAAAATAGGCGCCTGCTTGAGAATAATCGTAATCTTTCAATCGGATAGAACGGCGGTGGTGAATATCAGGATGGTATCTCATCTTTCCATTCCCTTGTTGGGGTGGGGTAATTCCTGGATTGCCTCGACGATGAGTTTACTCGGTTTCAATTTCTCCTTTGTGTTTCTTTCAGTATTTCTTCTATTCCTTGCAAAGTCTCCATGCTGACACCTCCACCAGCGGGAACTCGGAAAAAGATACTCCTATACCTATTCCAACATGTCTTTCGGTGTGCCAGCCCACATAAGCTTCATTCTTTTGCGCTCAAAGAAGCTGCAAGAAGCACCAGTTTACATCGCAAAGCATCAATTTCATACCCTCAGCAAGTAACTTAACCTGTTGTAGGTGCATCACTTAAAATCTTCTCTCTTCTCGCCACAGCGCAAGAGCTCAGAAATGAAAAGCGCTGGGTACAAATCGCTGATGCGCCGCCTCAAGCGAACGCAGAATAAGCAGAGGAAGGGAAAAGGCGCAGTTAAGGTTTAAAGAACGCGGGAGCTATAATTTTTCTATGCATTTTTCAACTCCTTTATCAAGGGTAAAGATTACGTATTTTCTGCTATAGGCACAGAGAAGGCAATCAACAAAGTCCAGGTTTTTGGATTTGAAAATGTGCAATGCCTCAAGCACCACATCCTTATCCTGAATCTTTACCCCCTTCATCTTCGAAAACTCCTCCAGAACTTCTGCTATCTCCTCTCTTTTCACATTGTAAAGACCTCGAAGGACATAGATGACTTCTGCGATAACCGACTGTAAAAAGAGAGCCTTTTTCAAGCCAGAAAACACCTCGTCAAAGAACTCCTCTGCCTTTTTATAAAGCTTTGGGTCGTCTTTCAAAAGATAGCGAAGGATCACATTAGCATCAACGATTACTGTGTTTCTCTCTGAAGGCATTGTTCACAGCCTCTTTTTCCATTTTCAGGATCTCTTCTATGGGTTTATCTTTCAGGGCGTAGCGATGGAAAATACCACCAATTTTTTTCACCGGCTTGATGATCACTTTTTCTTCTTGCATCTCGATTTCCACCAGGTCGGTTCCAAGTTTTTTGCGAAACTCCACTGGGATAGTAATCTGCCCTTTTCTGGTAATTTTAGCAGTTTTCATCTTACTCACCTCTTGAGTATTACCTAACAATAGAGTAAAGCGTAAAAAGAGCTTTGTCAAATAACCTTCTGCTTTAGCCAGAGGGAAAAGCAATCCGAAAGAGCAAAATGGCTGACATTGTCATAACAAGGCGGGTTGGTGGAAAACGGACCCGAAGGAGTTTCCGAAAATAGAGCAGGTCTTTCGCCGAGGCCTTTTTAGTACCAGAAGGGAATAATCCTTTTCTTACCCACAACTCCCTTTGCGCTCATATCCAAGCTTTAGTAGAAAATTTTCCACCGCAGAGATAAATTCTTCAGCATTTTTCAACACTTCTTCTGCGTCTTCCTTACCCTGGAACAGGAAAACATCATAATCCCCTTTCTCTCTTTCCCGAAAAGCATTGAGCAGATATCCGTGGTACTTTTCTTCAAATTCTCCTGTCTTGACAAATTCTTTCCCAAACCCAGAGATAGCCGCAGAATGTTTTTTAAAAATCTTTGGTGAGGAGAACCGCCTCTGCGGAATAAAACATTGCATAGTAGGCACGTGAAACAGCAAAGTCGTAATAACCCTTAGAAAACAGTTCTTTTGCCGCATCCAAGCTTCTTCGGGCTTTGTGCAACAGAGCCTTCACTTCTTCAGAATATTTCACACTCTTATCCCTTCCTCTTTGACATTCAAAAGAAATGGCGTGTTAAATCGCTCAAAGATTTCCACCGGGTAATCAATACAGGCAATGGTTACATCGTTTTCAAGGGAAAATCTGCTTATGACCTCGTCCATTTTCCTTTTTTC
This portion of the Thermatribacter velox genome encodes:
- a CDS encoding DUF1156 domain-containing protein; translated protein: MEKKRFIEESFPVKEISEISAKEKNIRHGHISTLHIWWARRPLASSRATNYAALVPAPHDALEEEKRRQFLVELAGWENSLNRLLLDKARKEILEASGGCPPRVLDPFSGGGSIPLEALRLGCEVHAVEYNPVATLILKCTLEYPQKYGKNTKSKKKNSIGLEVEEKVNPLLEDVKKWGKWVLSEAKREIGSFYPKDPDGSIPVGYIWARTIPCQNPTCGAEIPLMRQFWLAKKSNKKVALYSFVEEGEVRFKIVGDGYEKMPEGFDPSRGTVSGAIAVCPVCGSTVDANTTRKLFQTGKAGQRLTAVVLNKPGTQGKRYRLATEKDLEVFKEAEEYLEEKRRRLLEEWGMDPVPDEELPPKETLGFRVQRYSMLKWGDLFNSHQKLALITFTEKVRQAYQKMLEEGYEEEYAKAVVGYLGLMLGKLADWNSVLSVWRPDQERNEHIFNRQALPMVWDYGERNPLNGGLMTTKGIDSIISHLSQITPVGKNSNPAIPTVKQASATELPYPDSYFDAVFTDPPYYDNVPYSYLSDFFYVWLKRSIGDLYPELFMTPLTPKSKEIVAYSHQEGGFEAGKKYFEEMLKKAFQEMARVLKPNGIATIVYTHKSTSGWETLINSLLDSGLVVTASWPIDTEMKARLRAKESAALASSIYFVCRKLERKETGWLNEVKEELERYLHAKLEKLWQEGVSGADYFIAAIGSSIEIFGKYKKIMDYEGREISAEEMIEQVRRLVTDYALRQVFHNGIAGELSSLSRFYVLWRWGYGEARVHFDEARKLAQSTGFELEQEWNKGFIKKEHEFIRVLGPQERKLEETENSDELIDVLHRVLLLWRMGRKEEIKKVLLTTGYGAKKSFYRVAQAVSEILPRESQEKRLLDGFLSGRSELEAAMRKQPRQEQLF
- a CDS encoding helicase-related protein → MIKEGSLIQGPFWNEPVRVERIDEIGDYLHIVGYTTSTRQHVDHLVPRDQLAKLQVVERVLDFSAHPEEFFLVAEATRLQHASLFDPLLAMSVSRVDPLPFQIEAVYDRVLKQPRIRFLIADDPGAGKTIMAGLVLKELKLRKLARRILIVVPGHLKDQWRRELKDKFDERFMVIDRNTFNASYGETPWERESQVITSIDFAKQEDILHTLRSVSWDLVIVDEAHKMSAYRYGEKTAKTQRYRLGEVLSETSNHLLFLTATPHKGDPENFRLFLDLLVPGFFATSSMIEESLKNKDNPLFIRRLKEDLRDFEGKPIFTGRFPKTIRFHLSEAEKELYNELSRYVAEQYTVISERSDSREKRNVTFALMILQRRMASSTYALLRSLERRKARLEKILKMGEKEEWNVIPQIDLEEVEDLEEKERWEKEEEWEALTAAENPEALQQEIGVIDLLIEKARRVIKSEEEVKLRELKKAIEEGFEKIKEMNGNPKILIFTESRDTLEYLVEKIQRWGYRVNFIHGGMNIEERVRAEKEFRDQTEVMVATEAAGEGINLQFCHIMINYDIPWNPNRLEQRMGRIHRYGQQKDVYIFNLVADDTREGKVLARLLEKLDEIRRKLGSDRVFDIIGEIFEGKKLHQLLLDAVVSARNMDEILQELDIQPDEAYITRVKNMLGESLATRFIDYQRIREMTEKAKEHRLVPEYVEAFFKKAFVKAGGKFRESGKFLAIDSVPYVLRRIAEDVSFKNRYGEMLRSYPKVTFDKNLASKNPDAEFVSFGHPLLEALLIWVIREFQEQAKKGAVFKDSSGKLDGYLFFYLGEVQDGKGEIAGRKLLVIYDDGKTQKEVSPALLWDLAFASVERSDGPSFAASEELFDGKRLLPFALQALEKYREEIASERKRQAEIKRKYGLHSLKHFIRELDSDLAELYERQAQGEKVDLPIRNKEERKRRYEEAARVLEDEIEKEQSLSMRLPELLMVARVVPERASMVEDAEIERIGMEIAMRYERRQGRNPEDVSSDNSGYDIRSIGDGEVRYIEVKARAGEGEVALTPNEWFAAERLGKEYWLYVVANAATKPTLYLVNDPASGLNPQEKVEIVRFVVPASEWKAKAGEAWRE
- a CDS encoding transposase translates to MRYHPDIHHRRSIRLKDYDYSQAGAYFITICTKNRECLFGSIVNGEMLLSAWGVIVKNEWLRTSIIRPNIVVDEFVLMPNHLHGILVIVDTDCRGTLQRAPTVERFGKPTSNSIPTIVRLFKSTATKQINELRKTPGEPLWQRNYYERIIRNERELERIRKYVINDPLKWSLDIEDPERQKDYQNTAEYFKRMFEE
- a CDS encoding PIN domain-containing protein; amino-acid sequence: MPSERNTVIVDANVILRYLLKDDPKLYKKAEEFFDEVFSGLKKALFLQSVIAEVIYVLRGLYNVKREEIAEVLEEFSKMKGVKIQDKDVVLEALHIFKSKNLDFVDCLLCAYSRKYVIFTLDKGVEKCIEKL
- a CDS encoding AbrB/MazE/SpoVT family DNA-binding domain-containing protein — its product is MKTAKITRKGQITIPVEFRKKLGTDLVEIEMQEEKVIIKPVKKIGGIFHRYALKDKPIEEILKMEKEAVNNAFREKHSNR
- a CDS encoding HEPN domain-containing protein encodes the protein MQCFIPQRRFSSPKIFKKHSAAISGFGKEFVKTGEFEEKYHGYLLNAFREREKGDYDVFLFQGKEDAEEVLKNAEEFISAVENFLLKLGYERKGSCG
- a CDS encoding HEPN domain-containing protein, with product MKYSEEVKALLHKARRSLDAAKELFSKGYYDFAVSRAYYAMFYSAEAVLLTKDF